From one Deltaproteobacteria bacterium genomic stretch:
- a CDS encoding glutamate--cysteine ligase has product MSQYIPDATAPVLLERYDQLVEYFESSCKPRSEWRIGTEYEKVAVRLDDGTAVPFSGPHGIEAVLKSLASRYGWEPVIEDGRVVALSGLKAAITLEPGGQLELSGEKCESVHCAQREFAEHIEQIVTVAEAHGIVFLGLGMQPVSRIEEIEWVPKRRYRIMGPYMTKVGTLGERMMKQTATVQVNLDFGSEADAVLKMRVGMGTGALLNAMFANSPICDGRLNGYQSFRGHIWSDTDNRRSGLLPFVFKPSWGFTDYIEYALDVPMYFIVRDGAWLDMTHLTFRRFWEDGYQGHRATLADWNVHLTTLFPETRMKGYIELRSVDSQEPELMMALPALAKGIFYENDCLLAAWDLVKRWSWEQRVELWHATHKQGLHARVGGIPVAELARELVAIAVTGCERQRVLDARGEDESLHLERLEELVARSLSPADLLVEQWTGAWDREIRHLIAARAYRLAA; this is encoded by the coding sequence ATGTCCCAGTACATCCCTGACGCCACGGCGCCCGTGCTGCTCGAACGCTACGACCAATTGGTCGAGTACTTCGAGTCGTCCTGCAAGCCGCGCAGCGAGTGGCGCATCGGCACCGAGTACGAGAAGGTCGCGGTGCGGCTCGACGACGGCACCGCCGTGCCGTTTTCCGGCCCGCACGGCATCGAAGCGGTGCTAAAATCACTCGCCAGCCGCTACGGCTGGGAACCGGTCATCGAAGACGGACGCGTGGTCGCCCTCAGCGGCCTCAAGGCGGCGATCACACTTGAGCCGGGCGGACAGCTCGAACTCAGCGGTGAGAAGTGCGAGAGCGTCCACTGCGCCCAGCGCGAGTTCGCCGAACACATCGAACAGATCGTCACCGTCGCCGAGGCGCACGGGATCGTGTTTCTCGGCCTCGGCATGCAGCCTGTTAGTCGCATCGAGGAGATCGAGTGGGTCCCCAAGCGGCGCTACCGCATCATGGGGCCGTACATGACGAAGGTCGGCACGCTCGGTGAGCGCATGATGAAGCAGACGGCGACGGTGCAAGTGAACCTCGACTTCGGCAGCGAGGCCGACGCGGTGCTGAAGATGCGCGTCGGCATGGGCACCGGCGCGCTGTTGAACGCGATGTTCGCCAACTCGCCGATCTGCGATGGGCGACTCAACGGCTACCAGTCGTTTCGCGGCCACATTTGGAGCGACACCGACAACCGGCGCTCGGGGCTGCTACCGTTCGTGTTCAAACCGTCGTGGGGCTTCACCGACTACATCGAATACGCTCTCGATGTGCCGATGTACTTCATTGTGCGCGACGGCGCATGGCTCGACATGACGCACCTCACGTTCCGCCGCTTTTGGGAAGACGGATACCAAGGACATCGCGCGACGCTGGCCGACTGGAACGTTCACCTCACCACGCTGTTCCCCGAGACGCGCATGAAGGGCTACATCGAGCTGCGCTCGGTCGACAGTCAGGAACCGGAGTTGATGATGGCGCTGCCCGCGCTCGCCAAGGGGATCTTCTACGAGAACGACTGCCTGTTGGCGGCATGGGACCTGGTGAAGCGGTGGAGCTGGGAGCAACGCGTCGAGCTGTGGCACGCCACGCATAAGCAAGGACTGCACGCGCGCGTCGGCGGCATTCCGGTCGCCGAGCTGGCGCGCGAATTGGTGGCGATCGCGGTCACCGGCTGCGAGCGGCAGCGCGTGCTCGATGCGCGCGGTGAAGACGAGTCGCTGCACTTGGAGCGATTGGAGGAACTCGTCGCCCGCAGTCTATCGCCAGCGGATCTGTTGGTCGAGCAATGGACCGGCGCCTGGGATCGCGAAATCCGTCACCTCATCGCCGCGCGCGCGTATCGACTGGCCGCGTGA
- a CDS encoding glycosyltransferase family 39 protein encodes MKRALTIVAIAGLSGAALALRLWHIDFGLPEFFHPDEPIKAQKALAIAAGDLNPHYFWHPSFMLYTTAVAVRLFAWNDGPVDPTRVVLIGRVVNATFGALTIPLTFLLGRAIAGSAVGLGAAALLTVAPLPVFCSHYLKEDAPLTFWIVAAAVAALRLTRRGTTRDYIVAGLLCGAAIATKYTGLLALLLPFLAHRERPGHEPRQLRWLGFAAMIAFITLTPFAVLDTWQFARGVGHEGSNVVTGMATSALSPLPFLWTFHLRYSIAPGLGWLATALALVGFVWALRQPTASYRVVTAFVALGYTIFENSPYKPPPNFDRYVLPLLPFLAVLAMVGVRALRRRVPLLAVAVLAALLIEPTVRSLQLLTTMTPDTRERAAEWLRANLPPGARIILEGQLVDDEGHPVVAYAPHLTKANATYVFSLAQRPERLGEFDYAVASSFMYDRFVRFGAGDPSAAAFYRTLFARPLAAEFAPPTSSYGFHNPTLRVYRLGP; translated from the coding sequence ATGAAGCGCGCGCTGACCATCGTTGCGATCGCGGGGCTTTCGGGCGCCGCGCTGGCGCTGCGACTGTGGCACATCGATTTCGGGTTGCCGGAATTTTTTCATCCTGACGAGCCGATCAAAGCGCAGAAGGCGCTGGCCATCGCCGCTGGCGATCTCAACCCGCACTACTTCTGGCACCCGAGCTTCATGCTCTACACCACCGCCGTCGCGGTGCGACTGTTCGCGTGGAACGACGGGCCAGTTGATCCCACGCGTGTCGTGCTGATCGGACGTGTTGTCAATGCGACCTTCGGTGCGCTGACCATTCCGCTCACCTTTCTCCTCGGCCGCGCGATTGCCGGCAGCGCGGTCGGGCTCGGCGCGGCCGCGCTGCTTACGGTCGCGCCGCTGCCGGTGTTCTGCTCGCACTATCTGAAGGAAGATGCGCCGCTCACGTTCTGGATCGTCGCGGCCGCGGTGGCGGCGCTGCGTCTGACGCGTCGTGGAACCACGCGCGACTACATAGTCGCCGGGCTGCTCTGTGGCGCGGCGATCGCGACCAAGTACACGGGGCTGCTGGCGCTGCTGCTGCCGTTCCTCGCGCATCGCGAGCGGCCGGGCCACGAACCGCGGCAGTTGCGTTGGCTCGGGTTCGCGGCGATGATCGCCTTCATCACGCTGACACCCTTCGCGGTGTTGGACACGTGGCAATTCGCGCGCGGCGTCGGCCACGAAGGCAGCAACGTGGTCACCGGCATGGCGACCTCGGCGTTGTCTCCGCTGCCCTTCCTGTGGACGTTTCATTTGCGCTACAGCATCGCACCGGGTCTCGGCTGGCTCGCGACCGCGCTCGCGCTCGTCGGCTTCGTCTGGGCGCTGCGGCAACCGACCGCGTCGTATCGCGTGGTGACGGCGTTCGTCGCGCTCGGCTACACGATCTTCGAGAACTCGCCCTACAAGCCGCCGCCGAATTTCGATCGTTACGTGCTGCCGCTGCTGCCGTTTCTCGCGGTGTTGGCGATGGTGGGCGTGCGCGCGTTGCGCCGTCGCGTTCCGCTACTCGCGGTGGCGGTACTCGCCGCGCTCCTCATCGAACCGACGGTACGTTCGCTGCAACTCCTGACGACGATGACGCCCGACACGCGCGAGCGCGCGGCCGAATGGTTGCGCGCGAATCTGCCGCCCGGCGCGCGCATCATCCTCGAGGGTCAACTCGTCGACGACGAAGGGCACCCGGTCGTCGCCTATGCGCCGCACCTCACTAAGGCGAACGCAACGTACGTGTTCTCCTTGGCGCAGCGGCCTGAGCGGCTCGGCGAATTCGACTACGCGGTGGCCAGCAGTTTCATGTACGACCGCTTCGTCCGTTTCGGCGCCGGCGACCCGAGCGCCGCGGCCTTCTATCGCACGCTGTTCGCGCGCCCACTCGCCGCCGAGTTTGCGCCACCCACGAGTAGCTATGGGTTCCACAACCCAACCTTGCGGGTCTATCGTCTCGGACCGTAG
- a CDS encoding histidine phosphatase family protein: MRLVLVRHGETDGQSSIRYYGATDVGLSDLGRAQMRCAAAALAGERFAAVYASNLSRAREGARIVSVCREPVIALPGFNEVDFGEWEGLTDDEIRAHDPARHAEWRAHLAARRDFQYPAGDSTAAFRRRVAATLHALLDVAPRGALLMVLHKGVIRTILSELLQLDTPDRSHLALDLGSIHVVAARDGRWRAEVLDRVDHLTIAETR; the protein is encoded by the coding sequence ATGCGCCTCGTGCTCGTCCGTCATGGAGAGACGGACGGCCAATCCAGCATTCGCTACTACGGTGCGACCGACGTGGGGTTGAGCGACCTCGGCCGCGCACAGATGCGCTGCGCCGCGGCAGCGCTGGCTGGCGAGCGGTTCGCGGCGGTCTATGCGAGCAACCTGTCACGGGCGCGCGAGGGCGCGCGCATCGTCTCGGTTTGTCGCGAACCGGTGATCGCCCTGCCCGGATTCAACGAGGTGGATTTCGGTGAATGGGAGGGCCTCACTGACGATGAGATTCGGGCGCATGACCCGGCGCGTCACGCCGAGTGGCGGGCACACCTGGCGGCGCGTCGCGACTTCCAGTATCCGGCCGGCGATTCGACGGCGGCTTTTCGCCGCCGCGTCGCGGCGACGCTGCATGCGCTGCTGGACGTCGCACCGCGCGGTGCCCTGCTGATGGTGCTGCACAAGGGCGTGATTCGCACGATCCTCAGCGAGTTGCTGCAACTCGACACCCCTGACCGCAGCCACCTGGCACTCGATCTCGGATCGATTCACGTCGTTGCCGCGCGCGATGGCCGATGGCGCGCGGAGGTACTCGATCGCGTCGATCACCTGACGATCGCGGAGACTCGCTGA
- a CDS encoding aminotransferase class I/II-fold pyridoxal phosphate-dependent enzyme, whose translation MAEVDLSPIKAVELRASRIPGVVSLAQGIPSFDTPEPIKQFVAEKLAAGACAKYSVTPGLPELRELIAETLLHEGMRYDPDTEIIITCGAIEAIAATLLTSINPGDEVLVTSPTYASYIPAIRLAGGVPRFVALNEDANFDLDPDAIAAAVTRRTAAILLCNPNNPTGTIFSRAQTLRMLDVAERHNLLVVTDEVYKDFVYSDTLPFSPAAESSARPRVVRVVSFSKSYGMTGWRVGFLHAARERVSEILKVHDTLVTCAPVVSQYAAIAALTLAAPYVAEFRAQFHRRRDRVIGYLDELADVFDYQRPNASYFVFPRVKDTVPLARDSRRLAADILDRAHVALVPGVAFGPTGEAHLRLCYARDDRDIDVAFERLAEYFQGPRRLPAAGPRIAAAPLPAAGRRRPLWRRVGVGVVRLLARLYLTRRRPRVVALAGSRGKTVIKRLLVEALSGERHVRANPLSYNTEVGLPLAILDTTMDTRSLPSLTRGFGRAVWTAICSRKPIDVLVVEFGVRHADEMAAHLRVVRPDIAVIASVSPSFSEDHQALALLRAEIAVLCDDVTRRAGTLLLCGDDPSLAALAAELPKAYHFDRGQLVVHGGRSALHLDGTDWPVQREIVGDSNLYGLIVAARVGQLLGISEAARRRFLGGV comes from the coding sequence ATGGCGGAGGTCGACTTGTCTCCGATCAAGGCGGTGGAGTTGCGTGCCAGCCGCATTCCCGGCGTCGTCTCGCTGGCGCAAGGCATTCCGAGCTTCGACACGCCGGAGCCAATCAAACAATTTGTCGCCGAGAAACTCGCCGCGGGTGCGTGCGCGAAATACTCGGTTACCCCCGGCCTGCCTGAGTTGCGCGAGTTGATCGCCGAAACGCTGCTGCACGAGGGCATGCGCTACGATCCGGATACCGAGATCATCATTACCTGTGGTGCAATCGAAGCGATCGCCGCAACGTTGCTGACCTCAATCAATCCCGGCGATGAAGTGTTGGTGACCTCGCCGACCTACGCGTCCTATATCCCGGCCATCCGGTTGGCCGGCGGCGTGCCCCGCTTCGTAGCGCTCAACGAGGATGCCAACTTCGATCTCGATCCCGATGCCATCGCGGCGGCGGTGACGCGCCGCACCGCCGCCATTCTCCTCTGCAACCCGAACAACCCGACGGGCACCATCTTCTCGCGGGCGCAGACGTTGCGGATGCTTGACGTCGCCGAGCGCCATAACCTGCTGGTGGTGACCGACGAGGTGTACAAGGATTTCGTGTACAGCGACACGCTACCGTTTAGTCCGGCAGCGGAGTCAAGTGCGCGGCCGCGGGTGGTACGGGTGGTGTCGTTCTCGAAGTCGTACGGCATGACCGGGTGGCGGGTGGGCTTCTTGCACGCGGCACGCGAGCGGGTGTCGGAGATTCTCAAGGTCCACGACACGCTCGTGACCTGCGCGCCGGTGGTGTCGCAGTACGCGGCGATCGCGGCGCTGACGTTGGCGGCACCGTATGTGGCGGAGTTTCGCGCGCAGTTTCATCGCCGGCGCGATCGCGTCATCGGTTACCTCGATGAGTTGGCGGACGTGTTCGACTACCAGCGACCGAACGCCTCATACTTTGTGTTTCCGCGGGTGAAGGACACCGTGCCGTTGGCGCGCGATTCGCGTCGGCTGGCAGCCGACATCTTGGATCGCGCCCATGTCGCGCTGGTGCCAGGTGTGGCGTTTGGGCCGACCGGCGAAGCCCACCTCCGGCTGTGCTATGCGCGCGACGATCGCGACATTGACGTGGCCTTCGAACGGCTCGCTGAGTATTTCCAAGGCCCGCGAAGGCTGCCAGCCGCTGGGCCACGGATCGCAGCGGCGCCGCTGCCTGCCGCGGGACGACGTCGTCCCCTTTGGCGCCGTGTCGGGGTCGGGGTGGTGCGCCTGCTGGCGCGCTTGTATCTGACGCGGCGCCGGCCGCGGGTTGTCGCGCTGGCCGGCAGTCGCGGCAAGACGGTGATCAAACGCCTGCTGGTCGAAGCCCTCAGTGGCGAGCGGCATGTGCGCGCCAACCCGCTTTCGTACAACACGGAGGTTGGACTGCCGCTGGCGATTCTCGATACCACCATGGACACGCGGAGCTTGCCGTCATTGACGCGCGGATTCGGCCGCGCGGTGTGGACCGCGATATGTAGCCGCAAGCCGATTGACGTGCTGGTGGTCGAGTTCGGCGTGCGCCATGCCGATGAGATGGCGGCGCATCTCCGCGTCGTGCGGCCGGACATCGCGGTGATCGCCAGTGTGAGCCCGAGCTTCAGCGAGGATCATCAGGCCTTGGCCCTGTTGCGCGCGGAGATCGCGGTGTTGTGCGACGACGTGACCCGTCGCGCTGGCACGTTGCTGCTCTGCGGTGATGATCCGTCGCTGGCCGCGCTCGCCGCCGAGTTGCCCAAGGCGTACCACTTTGATCGCGGGCAACTGGTTGTGCACGGCGGTCGATCGGCGTTGCACTTGGACGGGACTGACTGGCCGGTGCAGCGCGAGATCGTCGGCGACAGCAATCTCTACGGCCTGATCGTCGCGGCGCGTGTGGGCCAGCTCCTCGGAATCAGTGAGGCAGCGCGACGCCGCTTCCTCGGCGGCGTCTGA
- a CDS encoding response regulator transcription factor, which yields MAKIRVLLVEDHTVVRQGLRRILELDPAVEIVGEVGDGRAALDAVQRLKPGVAVIDISLPELNGIEVTRQLAKAAPATKVLILSMHADDAYIRQSLRAGAQGYLLKDADDNDLLKAVTALDAGGSYFSPAVSKILLNGYLQDGAPPADEEMGGLSDREREVLQLVAEGKSNKEVAQVLSVAVSTVESHRKHIMDKLDLHNTAEIVRFAVRKGMVQ from the coding sequence ATGGCGAAGATTCGCGTCTTGTTGGTTGAGGATCATACGGTGGTGCGCCAGGGGCTGCGGCGCATCCTCGAGTTGGATCCGGCGGTCGAGATCGTCGGCGAGGTTGGCGATGGCCGCGCGGCGCTCGACGCGGTGCAGCGGCTCAAGCCAGGGGTGGCGGTCATCGACATCAGCTTGCCGGAACTGAATGGAATAGAGGTCACCCGCCAGCTTGCCAAAGCCGCACCGGCTACCAAAGTGCTGATCCTGTCGATGCACGCCGACGACGCCTACATTCGCCAGAGTCTACGCGCGGGCGCCCAGGGGTACCTGCTCAAGGACGCGGATGACAACGATCTGCTCAAGGCGGTGACGGCGCTCGACGCCGGCGGATCGTACTTCAGTCCTGCGGTGTCGAAGATATTGCTCAACGGATATCTGCAGGACGGTGCGCCGCCGGCTGATGAAGAGATGGGCGGGCTTTCCGACCGCGAGCGGGAGGTGCTGCAGTTGGTTGCCGAGGGCAAAAGCAACAAGGAGGTCGCGCAGGTCTTGAGCGTGGCGGTCAGCACGGTAGAGAGCCATCGCAAGCACATCATGGACAAGCTCGACTTGCACAACACCGCCGAGATCGTTCGCTTTGCCGTGCGCAAGGGCATGGTCCAGTAG
- a CDS encoding response regulator transcription factor — translation MDKVRVLLVDDHTVVRRGLRKILESTREIEVVGEVGDGAEAVTVTSALHPDVVLMDVSLPGLNGIEATRRITTATPGTQVLMLSMHADEQYVRQSISAGAKGYLLKDTDDEDLVEAVLAVRRGETYYSGTLARAVSVEGSRSPDVLSPREREVLAMICSGRTNREVAEVLGLSVNTVETHRKHIIDKLDLHSTAELVRYAIRHGMVN, via the coding sequence ATGGATAAGGTGCGTGTGCTGCTGGTCGACGACCACACCGTGGTGCGGCGAGGGCTGCGCAAGATCCTGGAATCAACCAGGGAGATCGAGGTCGTCGGTGAAGTCGGTGACGGCGCCGAGGCGGTCACTGTGACCTCGGCGTTGCACCCCGATGTCGTGCTCATGGACGTGAGCCTGCCGGGTCTCAACGGCATCGAGGCGACGCGGCGGATTACCACCGCCACGCCCGGTACCCAGGTGCTGATGCTCTCGATGCATGCCGACGAACAGTACGTGCGTCAGAGTATCAGTGCGGGCGCCAAGGGCTATCTTCTTAAGGATACCGACGACGAAGACTTGGTCGAGGCCGTGCTCGCCGTCCGTCGTGGCGAAACCTACTATAGCGGCACGCTGGCGCGCGCGGTGTCGGTGGAAGGGAGCCGCTCCCCTGATGTCCTCAGCCCACGCGAGCGCGAAGTCCTCGCCATGATCTGTTCCGGTCGCACCAATCGGGAAGTTGCCGAGGTTCTTGGGCTCAGCGTCAACACCGTCGAGACCCACCGCAAACACATCATCGATAAGCTCGACCTGCACTCCACCGCCGAGCTGGTTCGCTACGCGATCCGGCACGGGATGGTTAACTAG
- a CDS encoding SAM-dependent chlorinase/fluorinase yields the protein MAGRVSSASSGIITLLTDFGTCNAFVGIMKGVILGAYPRARLVDLTHDLDSQDVLGGALLLRSAVPYFPCGTVHLAVVDPGVGSSRRGLVIATRTALLVGPDNGILSLAARALGGGRAQALDIDQLVARRIVRAPVSQTFHGRDVFAPIAAHLAKGRPLRSLGPAVDRIVELALPACRITRTQIVGEVIYIDRFGNLITNIGAEDLNELASYSPASLSVSIGRVRSDDIDGLVPAYASVPQGTPLAILGSWGQLEIAVRDGNARQRLSARCGTPVRVTVNGNALKR from the coding sequence ATGGCCGGACGCGTCTCCTCCGCGAGCAGCGGGATCATTACGCTGCTCACCGACTTCGGTACGTGCAACGCCTTCGTCGGCATCATGAAGGGCGTCATTCTTGGCGCCTACCCGCGTGCGCGGCTCGTCGATCTGACGCATGATCTCGATTCGCAAGACGTGCTCGGGGGCGCGCTGCTACTGCGCAGCGCGGTGCCGTACTTTCCGTGCGGGACCGTCCATCTCGCGGTGGTCGACCCAGGGGTTGGCAGTTCGCGCCGCGGCCTAGTGATCGCCACGCGGACAGCCCTCTTGGTCGGACCCGACAACGGGATACTGTCGCTGGCGGCGCGCGCGCTCGGTGGTGGGCGGGCGCAGGCGCTGGACATCGATCAGCTGGTCGCTCGACGGATCGTGCGCGCACCGGTGAGCCAAACCTTTCACGGACGCGACGTGTTCGCGCCGATTGCGGCGCACCTGGCGAAGGGTCGGCCGTTGAGATCGCTCGGCCCGGCGGTGGATCGGATTGTGGAGCTCGCGCTGCCGGCGTGTCGGATCACGCGTACCCAGATCGTGGGGGAAGTGATCTACATCGACCGCTTCGGCAATCTCATCACCAACATCGGGGCCGAAGACCTCAACGAACTGGCTTCCTATTCTCCTGCATCGCTTTCCGTTAGCATCGGGCGCGTGCGCAGCGATGATATCGACGGACTGGTTCCGGCATACGCGAGCGTGCCGCAAGGAACCCCGTTGGCGATCCTCGGCAGCTGGGGACAGCTCGAAATCGCGGTGCGCGACGGCAACGCGCGGCAGCGGCTCAGCGCCCGCTGCGGTACACCGGTGCGAGTCACGGTGAACGGCAACGCGCTGAAGCGTTGA
- a CDS encoding cytidine/deoxycytidylate deaminase family protein, with amino-acid sequence MSERPSWDQYFMTITRQVAERSTCARAKVGAVIVRDRSILATGYNGSPAGLPHCLDVGCLIYRSQTPSGDSEENCFRTIHAEINAIAQAAKNGVSIRDASIYITHTPCIHCFKVLINTGITRICYERAYKLATIEELLRFTNVALEQISS; translated from the coding sequence ATGAGCGAGCGTCCAAGTTGGGATCAGTACTTCATGACCATCACTCGGCAAGTGGCCGAGCGGTCGACCTGCGCGCGCGCCAAGGTAGGTGCGGTCATCGTGCGCGACCGTAGCATTCTCGCCACCGGCTACAACGGCTCGCCGGCGGGTCTACCTCACTGCCTCGACGTTGGCTGCTTGATCTACCGCTCACAGACCCCGAGCGGTGACAGCGAGGAGAACTGCTTCCGCACCATTCACGCCGAGATCAACGCCATCGCGCAAGCGGCGAAAAATGGCGTCTCGATCCGCGACGCGTCGATCTACATCACTCACACACCCTGCATTCACTGCTTCAAGGTCTTGATCAATACCGGCATCACCCGCATCTGCTATGAGCGCGCGTACAAGCTGGCGACCATCGAGGAGCTCCTTCGCTTTACCAACGTCGCGCTGGAACAGATTTCCTCGTAG
- a CDS encoding site-2 protease family protein has protein sequence MRVFRRQPAVDEYYSTTAPAPTWAPPAARVRRQRGPWLHVILFAATFVTTSMAGAREAGVDPFAAVGNLRAGFPFSITLMSILLFHEMGHYMLSRAHGVRASLPYFIPAPPIFIAGTFGAFIRMESAPRSRRALFDVGAAGPWAGFMVAVPAIVVGLRMSQIVPLGANAGGDMLGESVIFSLLSRLTLGVLPDDVMIQLHPIAMAGWFGLFVTSLNLLPVGQLDGGHVTYAMFGPRHRWVARAFLAVILFLSTQGWPGWLFWAVLVTFLGLDHPPTMDWWTPLDGRRRLAAWLTVALFVLTFMPAPFWFSAAKSQFEGEKTPVAFNLRTPRRHGPRYVFGGHPIVPLQPTVAKGIRL, from the coding sequence ATGCGGGTATTTCGCAGGCAACCAGCTGTCGACGAGTACTACTCGACCACCGCGCCGGCACCAACCTGGGCGCCACCAGCAGCACGCGTGCGGCGACAGCGCGGGCCGTGGCTGCACGTCATCTTGTTTGCGGCGACCTTCGTGACCACGTCGATGGCGGGAGCGCGCGAAGCCGGCGTCGACCCGTTCGCGGCCGTCGGCAACCTCCGTGCCGGTTTTCCGTTTTCGATCACGTTGATGTCGATCCTGTTGTTTCACGAGATGGGGCATTACATGCTGTCGCGCGCTCACGGCGTGCGGGCGAGCTTGCCGTATTTCATTCCGGCGCCGCCGATTTTCATCGCCGGCACGTTTGGGGCATTCATCCGCATGGAATCGGCGCCACGTAGCCGGCGGGCGCTGTTTGATGTCGGCGCCGCCGGACCGTGGGCGGGCTTCATGGTCGCGGTCCCGGCCATCGTCGTGGGGTTGAGGATGTCGCAGATCGTGCCCCTCGGCGCCAATGCGGGCGGCGACATGTTGGGCGAATCGGTGATCTTCTCGCTGCTCAGCCGGTTGACGCTCGGAGTGCTGCCCGACGACGTGATGATTCAGCTCCATCCGATCGCGATGGCGGGATGGTTCGGCTTGTTCGTCACATCGCTGAATCTCCTGCCGGTCGGGCAACTCGATGGCGGACACGTGACCTACGCCATGTTCGGCCCGCGGCACCGCTGGGTGGCGCGGGCGTTTCTCGCGGTGATTTTGTTCCTGTCCACGCAGGGGTGGCCCGGCTGGCTGTTCTGGGCTGTGCTCGTGACTTTTCTCGGCCTCGATCATCCGCCCACGATGGATTGGTGGACGCCGCTCGACGGCCGGCGGCGCTTGGCGGCCTGGTTGACCGTCGCCTTGTTCGTGCTCACGTTCATGCCAGCACCGTTCTGGTTCAGCGCGGCGAAGTCACAGTTTGAAGGGGAGAAGACACCGGTGGCATTCAACCTGCGGACGCCGCGACGGCACGGGCCACGGTACGTCTTCGGCGGCCATCCGATCGTGCCGCTTCAACCCACGGTAGCGAAAGGCATCCGGCTATGA
- a CDS encoding sensor histidine kinase, with translation MWSHLTQIVLRGQVQHRRVRAAAGVVLLVRALEGAGCWAILLHLYSGVTVAAWAVHFTFAAYAVANVLSFRQQRREALTPNWMWFDIAANLLPMAAAAYWSGGVYSPLVPTFVLKVTSYGLIFGADIGIQCLAATTVIALSLIAIEQAGYAPTGALDQVPMLARQRLTLAFEGLIFAILLLGGLRFFRILQERETRLAVTVEEKNSLYQASLVDQDHLRRLSQTVMQVSERTLRRLARELHDDLGQALTAVRMDLGLIERELGPDSPVRSRVHEAREQIGTVLQSVRNLSQLLRPAVLDDLGLVPAVQSYIARFSQRTQVAIALEAPPAETRLPRTIEVALYRVLQEALTNVARHANAQHVTVRFTVDPAVARLEIHDDGVGFDATAFLARPPVDHGMGVIGMRERVATYRGEFTVESQRGAGTRVALTIPLTAAIEDSDEEYGEDSRLVG, from the coding sequence ATGTGGTCACATCTGACGCAGATTGTGCTGCGCGGGCAAGTTCAGCATCGCCGCGTTCGCGCCGCGGCGGGAGTCGTGCTGCTGGTGCGTGCCCTCGAAGGCGCTGGGTGCTGGGCGATTCTGTTGCACCTGTACAGCGGGGTGACCGTCGCCGCCTGGGCGGTTCACTTCACCTTCGCCGCCTACGCTGTGGCCAACGTCCTCTCGTTCCGGCAGCAGCGCCGCGAGGCGCTGACACCGAATTGGATGTGGTTTGACATCGCGGCGAATCTGTTGCCGATGGCGGCGGCCGCGTACTGGTCCGGGGGCGTGTACAGCCCGCTGGTTCCGACCTTCGTCCTCAAGGTCACGAGCTACGGCCTGATCTTCGGTGCGGACATTGGCATCCAATGCCTAGCCGCGACGACCGTGATCGCGCTGAGTCTGATCGCAATCGAACAGGCGGGCTACGCGCCGACAGGCGCGCTCGATCAAGTGCCGATGCTAGCGCGCCAACGCTTGACGCTCGCCTTCGAAGGGCTGATTTTTGCCATCCTCCTACTCGGGGGCCTGCGGTTCTTTCGGATCTTACAAGAACGAGAGACGCGGCTGGCGGTCACGGTCGAGGAGAAGAATTCCCTGTACCAAGCGTCGCTGGTCGATCAAGATCATCTCCGTCGACTGTCGCAGACCGTGATGCAGGTGAGCGAGCGGACGTTGCGCCGGTTGGCGCGCGAGCTGCACGACGACCTCGGCCAAGCCCTCACGGCAGTACGTATGGATCTCGGTTTGATCGAACGGGAACTGGGTCCGGACAGTCCGGTCCGCAGCCGCGTCCACGAAGCGCGCGAGCAGATCGGCACCGTGCTCCAGAGCGTACGCAATCTGTCGCAGCTGTTGCGCCCGGCGGTGCTCGACGACCTCGGGTTAGTACCTGCGGTGCAGTCCTATATCGCGCGCTTCAGCCAGCGCACGCAGGTCGCCATCGCGTTGGAAGCTCCGCCGGCGGAAACCCGCTTACCGCGGACGATCGAAGTAGCGCTCTACCGCGTCCTGCAGGAGGCACTCACCAACGTGGCGCGTCATGCCAACGCGCAGCACGTTACTGTGCGGTTCACGGTGGATCCTGCGGTCGCGCGCCTGGAGATCCACGATGACGGGGTCGGCTTCGATGCCACTGCATTTCTCGCCCGCCCGCCGGTCGATCACGGCATGGGCGTGATTGGGATGCGCGAGCGTGTGGCGACCTATCGCGGAGAGTTTACCGTCGAATCGCAGCGAGGGGCGGGCACTCGCGTGGCATTGACGATTCCGCTCACAGCGGCCATTGAGGACAGTGACGAAGAGTATGGCGAAGATTCGCGTCTTGTTGGTTGA